One stretch of Zingiber officinale cultivar Zhangliang chromosome 6B, Zo_v1.1, whole genome shotgun sequence DNA includes these proteins:
- the LOC121988528 gene encoding RAN GTPase-activating protein 2-like isoform X2 — protein MTKNLSSETICSRRYGLLSKEEAYENAKRIEDECFIAASEHFQNEPDGDGSSAVQFYAKQSSKLMLEVLKRGPKAKENGEVTEVGGLAKTVETLFDISGGKRTFIEAEEARELLRPLTVQGNSYSKICFSNRSFSVEAAHVAAPILVSLKKQLTEVNLSDFVAGRPQDDALEVMKIFSSALEGTVLRYLNLSDNALGEKGVRAFGALLKSQKDLEELYLMNDGISEEAAKAVCELIPSTDKLTTLHFHNNMTGDEGAVAISELLKRSPLLEDFRCSSTRVGSNGGNELAKALETCTHLRKIDLRDNIFGVDAGLALSKAMEKLVHVTEIYLSYLNLEDKGAIAIANALKNFAPSLQVLDIGGNDITLNAAPALADCITAKKSLRKLFLFENELKDQGAVVIGKALGDDHLQLEELDLSSNMIRRVGARCLAQVVSNKPDFKLLNINGNFIPDEGIDEVKEILKKGKNSEDVLGSLDENDPEGEDEEEEDGDAEEEQGQLESKLHHLKVED, from the coding sequence ATGACAAAGAATCTTTCCTCAGAAACAATCTGCTCCAGGAGGTATGGTTTGTTGAGCAAGGAAGAGGCCTATGAGAATGCCAAGCGCATTGAAGATGAATGTTTTATCGCTGCCAGTGAACATTTTCAGAATGAACCTGACGGCGATGGAAGCTCTGCAGTTCAGTTCTATGCAAAGCAAAGTAGCAAGCTAATGTTGGAAGTTCTTAAAAGAGGTCCTAAAGCCAAAGAAAATGGAGAAGTCACAGAAGTTGGTGGGCTTGCTAAAACTGTTGAAACTTTGTTTGATATTTCTGGCGGAAAGAGGACATTTATCGAGGCTGAGGAGGCTAGAGAGCTTCTTAGGCCGCTAACTGTGCAAGGAAACTCATACAGCAAAATTTGTTTTAGCAATAGAAGCTTCAGTGTTGAGGCAGCTCACGTTGCAGCTCCGATTCTGGTATCTCTTAAAAAGCAGCTGACCGAAGTAAATCTGTCAGATTTTGTTGCAGGAAGGCCACAGGATGATGCTCTTGAAGTTATGAAAATATTCTCCTCTGCTTTGGAAGGTACTGTTCTCCGATATCTTAACCTGTCTGACAATGCCCTAGGTGAGAAGGGCGTCCGAGCATTTGGTGCACTTTTAAAATCACAGAAAGACTTAGAGGAGCTTTACTTGATGAATGATGGAATCTCCGAGGAAGCTGCAAAAGCTGTATGTGAGTTGATTCCTTCAACCGACAAGCTTACAACACTCCATTTCCACAACAATATGACAGGAGATGAGGGCGCCGTTGCTATTTCTGAGCTTCTGAAACGTTCTCCTTTACTGGAGGATTTCAGATGCTCATCGACAAGGGTAGGCTCTAATGGTGGAAATGAGTTGGCCAAGGCTTTGGAGACCTGCACTCATTTAAGGAAGATTGATCTCCGTGATAATATTTTTGGTGTTGACGCTGGGCTAGCCCTAAGCAAAGCCATGGAAAAGCTTGTTCATGTTACCGAAATCTACCTTAGCTATCTCAATTTGGAGGACAAGGGAGCTATTGCCATTGCTAATGCATTGAAGAACTTCGCGCCTTCTCTACAAGTCTTGGACATTGGCGGGAATGATATCACTCTAAATGCTGCCCCAGCATTAGCAGATTGCATCACTGCCAAGAAATCGCTCAGGAaactcttcttgtttgagaacgAACTGAAGGATCAGGGCGCAGTTGTCATCGGCAAAGCATTGGGAGATGATCATCTTCAACTTGAGGAACTGGATTTGAGTAGTAACATGATAAGGAGGGTAGGGGCAAGATGCTTAGCACAGGTAGTTTCAAATAAACCTGACTTTAAACTGCTGAACATAAATGGGAATTTTATACCGGATGAAGGCATCGATGAGGTAAAGGAAATACTGAAGAAGGGCAAAAACTCTGAGGATGTACTTGGTTCATTGGACGAGAATGATCCAGAAGGCGAGGACGAAGAGGAAGAGGATGGTGATGCCGAAGAGGAGCAAGGCCAATTAGAGTCTAAACTACATCATCTCAAAGTAGAGGATTAG
- the LOC121988528 gene encoding RAN GTPase-activating protein 1-like isoform X1 → MDPIVSEVLTRTFSVKLWPPSASTRATLLDNMTKNLSSETICSRRYGLLSKEEAYENAKRIEDECFIAASEHFQNEPDGDGSSAVQFYAKQSSKLMLEVLKRGPKAKENGEVTEVGGLAKTVETLFDISGGKRTFIEAEEARELLRPLTVQGNSYSKICFSNRSFSVEAAHVAAPILVSLKKQLTEVNLSDFVAGRPQDDALEVMKIFSSALEGTVLRYLNLSDNALGEKGVRAFGALLKSQKDLEELYLMNDGISEEAAKAVCELIPSTDKLTTLHFHNNMTGDEGAVAISELLKRSPLLEDFRCSSTRVGSNGGNELAKALETCTHLRKIDLRDNIFGVDAGLALSKAMEKLVHVTEIYLSYLNLEDKGAIAIANALKNFAPSLQVLDIGGNDITLNAAPALADCITAKKSLRKLFLFENELKDQGAVVIGKALGDDHLQLEELDLSSNMIRRVGARCLAQVVSNKPDFKLLNINGNFIPDEGIDEVKEILKKGKNSEDVLGSLDENDPEGEDEEEEDGDAEEEQGQLESKLHHLKVED, encoded by the coding sequence ATGGATCCAATTGTATCAGAGGTTCTAACTCGCACATTCTCCGTTAAACTATGGCCTCCCAGTGCAAGCACCAGAGCGACGCTTCTGGACAATATGACAAAGAATCTTTCCTCAGAAACAATCTGCTCCAGGAGGTATGGTTTGTTGAGCAAGGAAGAGGCCTATGAGAATGCCAAGCGCATTGAAGATGAATGTTTTATCGCTGCCAGTGAACATTTTCAGAATGAACCTGACGGCGATGGAAGCTCTGCAGTTCAGTTCTATGCAAAGCAAAGTAGCAAGCTAATGTTGGAAGTTCTTAAAAGAGGTCCTAAAGCCAAAGAAAATGGAGAAGTCACAGAAGTTGGTGGGCTTGCTAAAACTGTTGAAACTTTGTTTGATATTTCTGGCGGAAAGAGGACATTTATCGAGGCTGAGGAGGCTAGAGAGCTTCTTAGGCCGCTAACTGTGCAAGGAAACTCATACAGCAAAATTTGTTTTAGCAATAGAAGCTTCAGTGTTGAGGCAGCTCACGTTGCAGCTCCGATTCTGGTATCTCTTAAAAAGCAGCTGACCGAAGTAAATCTGTCAGATTTTGTTGCAGGAAGGCCACAGGATGATGCTCTTGAAGTTATGAAAATATTCTCCTCTGCTTTGGAAGGTACTGTTCTCCGATATCTTAACCTGTCTGACAATGCCCTAGGTGAGAAGGGCGTCCGAGCATTTGGTGCACTTTTAAAATCACAGAAAGACTTAGAGGAGCTTTACTTGATGAATGATGGAATCTCCGAGGAAGCTGCAAAAGCTGTATGTGAGTTGATTCCTTCAACCGACAAGCTTACAACACTCCATTTCCACAACAATATGACAGGAGATGAGGGCGCCGTTGCTATTTCTGAGCTTCTGAAACGTTCTCCTTTACTGGAGGATTTCAGATGCTCATCGACAAGGGTAGGCTCTAATGGTGGAAATGAGTTGGCCAAGGCTTTGGAGACCTGCACTCATTTAAGGAAGATTGATCTCCGTGATAATATTTTTGGTGTTGACGCTGGGCTAGCCCTAAGCAAAGCCATGGAAAAGCTTGTTCATGTTACCGAAATCTACCTTAGCTATCTCAATTTGGAGGACAAGGGAGCTATTGCCATTGCTAATGCATTGAAGAACTTCGCGCCTTCTCTACAAGTCTTGGACATTGGCGGGAATGATATCACTCTAAATGCTGCCCCAGCATTAGCAGATTGCATCACTGCCAAGAAATCGCTCAGGAaactcttcttgtttgagaacgAACTGAAGGATCAGGGCGCAGTTGTCATCGGCAAAGCATTGGGAGATGATCATCTTCAACTTGAGGAACTGGATTTGAGTAGTAACATGATAAGGAGGGTAGGGGCAAGATGCTTAGCACAGGTAGTTTCAAATAAACCTGACTTTAAACTGCTGAACATAAATGGGAATTTTATACCGGATGAAGGCATCGATGAGGTAAAGGAAATACTGAAGAAGGGCAAAAACTCTGAGGATGTACTTGGTTCATTGGACGAGAATGATCCAGAAGGCGAGGACGAAGAGGAAGAGGATGGTGATGCCGAAGAGGAGCAAGGCCAATTAGAGTCTAAACTACATCATCTCAAAGTAGAGGATTAG
- the LOC121988527 gene encoding lysophospholipid acyltransferase LPEAT1-like isoform X3, producing MASPGLTDLAGADGSESNSSLFPPGGEGDSATPKYDQPLLKPDSSPTAALASAAVPISSEELDRKYAPYVRRDAYGTMGREKLPLTEKILLGIAAVTLVPIRVVAGVLILVFYYLICRICTLFSPPSRENGQEDYAHMTGWRREVIVRCGRFASRAMLFAFGFYWIKESRRGLGNEVNEFERPGAIVSNHISYVDILYHMSSAFPSFVAKRSVASLPLVGLISKCLGCVYVQRESKSSDLKGVSGIVTERIQKSHKDYLCPMMLLFPEGTTTNGDFLLPFKSGAFLAKAPVVPVILRYPYHRFSPAWDSISGVRHVCLLLCQFVNHLEVIHLPVYYPSEQEKEDPKLYANNVRKLMATEGNLMLSDVGLAEKRIYLAILNGTLFQS from the exons ATGGCGTCGCCCGGCCTCACCGATCTCGCCGGAGCTGATGGATCCGAATCTAATTCCTCCCTCTTTCCACCTGGAGGCGAAGGCGACTCGGCCACTCCCAAGTACGATCAGCCGCTCCTCAAACCCGACTCCTCCCCCACCGCTGCCTTGGCCTCCGCCGCGGTACCGATTTCTTCCGAGGAGTTGGATAGGAAGTATGCCCCCTACGTGCGAAGGGACGCCTACGGCACGATGGGAAGGGAGAAGCTCCCTCTGACGGAGAAGATTTTGTTAGGGATAGCGGCGGTGACGCTGGTGCCCATTCGCGTGGTTGCAGGGGTGCTGATACTTGTGTTTTACTATCTTATCTGCCGGATATGCACGTTATTCTCCCCTCCGAGTCGGGAGAATGGCCAGGAGGATTACGCTCACATGACTGGGTGGAGGAGGGAGGTGATTGTGCGATGCGGGAGATTTGCCTCTAGGGCAATGCTCTTCGCGTTTGGTTTTTACTGGATCAAAGAGAGTCGTCGGGGCCTTGGTAACGAG GTCAATGAATTTGAAAGACCAGGTGCCATTGTTTCAAATCacatttcttatgtggatattctCTATCATATGTCATCAGCCTTTCCAAGTTTTGTTGCAAAG AGATCAGTAGCTAGTCTTCCCTTGGTTGGTCTCATCAG CAAGTGTCTTGGTTGTGTCTATGTTCAACGGGAGTCCAAGTCATCTGATTTGAAAGGGGTTTCAG GTATTGTCACAGAAAGAATCCAGAAATCCCACAAAGACTATCTTTGCCCAATGATGTTGCTCTTTCCAG AGGGAACTACTACAAATGgtgattttcttcttcctttcaaatctGGTGCCTTCTTAGCCAAAGCACCCGTGGTTCCAGTTATTCTTCGGTATCCTTACCATAGATTTAGTCCGGCATGGGATTCCATATCAGGG GTACGCCATGTTTGTTTGCTTCTTTGCCAATTTGTAAACCATCTTGAAGTGATCCATTTGCCTGTTTATTATCCTTCCGAGCAAGAAAAGGAGGATCCCAAACTCTACGCTAACAATGTGCGGAAGTTAATGGCAACTGAG GGAAATCTAATGCTTTCAGATGTTGGACTTGCCGAGAAACGAATCTACCTTGCTATTCTGAATG GTACGCTTTTTCAAAGTTAA
- the LOC121988527 gene encoding lysophospholipid acyltransferase LPEAT1-like isoform X4, translated as MASPGLTDLAGADGSESNSSLFPPGGEGDSATPKYDQPLLKPDSSPTAALASAAVPISSEELDRKYAPYVRRDAYGTMGREKLPLTEKILLGIAAVTLVPIRVVAGVLILVFYYLICRICTLFSPPSRENGQEDYAHMTGWRREVIVRCGRFASRAMLFAFGFYWIKESRRGLGNEVNEFERPGAIVSNHISYVDILYHMSSAFPSFVAKRSVASLPLVGLISKCLGCVYVQRESKSSDLKGVSGIVTERIQKSHKDYLCPMMLLFPEGTTTNGDFLLPFKSGAFLAKAPVVPVILRYPYHRFSPAWDSISGVRHVCLLLCQFVNHLEVIHLPVYYPSEQEKEDPKLYANNVRKLMATEGNLMLSDVGLAEKRIYLAILNDCITRN; from the exons ATGGCGTCGCCCGGCCTCACCGATCTCGCCGGAGCTGATGGATCCGAATCTAATTCCTCCCTCTTTCCACCTGGAGGCGAAGGCGACTCGGCCACTCCCAAGTACGATCAGCCGCTCCTCAAACCCGACTCCTCCCCCACCGCTGCCTTGGCCTCCGCCGCGGTACCGATTTCTTCCGAGGAGTTGGATAGGAAGTATGCCCCCTACGTGCGAAGGGACGCCTACGGCACGATGGGAAGGGAGAAGCTCCCTCTGACGGAGAAGATTTTGTTAGGGATAGCGGCGGTGACGCTGGTGCCCATTCGCGTGGTTGCAGGGGTGCTGATACTTGTGTTTTACTATCTTATCTGCCGGATATGCACGTTATTCTCCCCTCCGAGTCGGGAGAATGGCCAGGAGGATTACGCTCACATGACTGGGTGGAGGAGGGAGGTGATTGTGCGATGCGGGAGATTTGCCTCTAGGGCAATGCTCTTCGCGTTTGGTTTTTACTGGATCAAAGAGAGTCGTCGGGGCCTTGGTAACGAG GTCAATGAATTTGAAAGACCAGGTGCCATTGTTTCAAATCacatttcttatgtggatattctCTATCATATGTCATCAGCCTTTCCAAGTTTTGTTGCAAAG AGATCAGTAGCTAGTCTTCCCTTGGTTGGTCTCATCAG CAAGTGTCTTGGTTGTGTCTATGTTCAACGGGAGTCCAAGTCATCTGATTTGAAAGGGGTTTCAG GTATTGTCACAGAAAGAATCCAGAAATCCCACAAAGACTATCTTTGCCCAATGATGTTGCTCTTTCCAG AGGGAACTACTACAAATGgtgattttcttcttcctttcaaatctGGTGCCTTCTTAGCCAAAGCACCCGTGGTTCCAGTTATTCTTCGGTATCCTTACCATAGATTTAGTCCGGCATGGGATTCCATATCAGGG GTACGCCATGTTTGTTTGCTTCTTTGCCAATTTGTAAACCATCTTGAAGTGATCCATTTGCCTGTTTATTATCCTTCCGAGCAAGAAAAGGAGGATCCCAAACTCTACGCTAACAATGTGCGGAAGTTAATGGCAACTGAG GGAAATCTAATGCTTTCAGATGTTGGACTTGCCGAGAAACGAATCTACCTTGCTATTCTGAATG ATTGCATCACCAGAAACTAA
- the LOC121988527 gene encoding lysophospholipid acyltransferase LPEAT1-like isoform X1 has product MASPGLTDLAGADGSESNSSLFPPGGEGDSATPKYDQPLLKPDSSPTAALASAAVPISSEELDRKYAPYVRRDAYGTMGREKLPLTEKILLGIAAVTLVPIRVVAGVLILVFYYLICRICTLFSPPSRENGQEDYAHMTGWRREVIVRCGRFASRAMLFAFGFYWIKESRRGLGNEVNEFERPGAIVSNHISYVDILYHMSSAFPSFVAKRSVASLPLVGLISKCLGCVYVQRESKSSDLKGVSGIVTERIQKSHKDYLCPMMLLFPEGTTTNGDFLLPFKSGAFLAKAPVVPVILRYPYHRFSPAWDSISGVRHVCLLLCQFVNHLEVIHLPVYYPSEQEKEDPKLYANNVRKLMATEGNLMLSDVGLAEKRIYLAILNALKKNARRKKSRWLFSPLHI; this is encoded by the exons ATGGCGTCGCCCGGCCTCACCGATCTCGCCGGAGCTGATGGATCCGAATCTAATTCCTCCCTCTTTCCACCTGGAGGCGAAGGCGACTCGGCCACTCCCAAGTACGATCAGCCGCTCCTCAAACCCGACTCCTCCCCCACCGCTGCCTTGGCCTCCGCCGCGGTACCGATTTCTTCCGAGGAGTTGGATAGGAAGTATGCCCCCTACGTGCGAAGGGACGCCTACGGCACGATGGGAAGGGAGAAGCTCCCTCTGACGGAGAAGATTTTGTTAGGGATAGCGGCGGTGACGCTGGTGCCCATTCGCGTGGTTGCAGGGGTGCTGATACTTGTGTTTTACTATCTTATCTGCCGGATATGCACGTTATTCTCCCCTCCGAGTCGGGAGAATGGCCAGGAGGATTACGCTCACATGACTGGGTGGAGGAGGGAGGTGATTGTGCGATGCGGGAGATTTGCCTCTAGGGCAATGCTCTTCGCGTTTGGTTTTTACTGGATCAAAGAGAGTCGTCGGGGCCTTGGTAACGAG GTCAATGAATTTGAAAGACCAGGTGCCATTGTTTCAAATCacatttcttatgtggatattctCTATCATATGTCATCAGCCTTTCCAAGTTTTGTTGCAAAG AGATCAGTAGCTAGTCTTCCCTTGGTTGGTCTCATCAG CAAGTGTCTTGGTTGTGTCTATGTTCAACGGGAGTCCAAGTCATCTGATTTGAAAGGGGTTTCAG GTATTGTCACAGAAAGAATCCAGAAATCCCACAAAGACTATCTTTGCCCAATGATGTTGCTCTTTCCAG AGGGAACTACTACAAATGgtgattttcttcttcctttcaaatctGGTGCCTTCTTAGCCAAAGCACCCGTGGTTCCAGTTATTCTTCGGTATCCTTACCATAGATTTAGTCCGGCATGGGATTCCATATCAGGG GTACGCCATGTTTGTTTGCTTCTTTGCCAATTTGTAAACCATCTTGAAGTGATCCATTTGCCTGTTTATTATCCTTCCGAGCAAGAAAAGGAGGATCCCAAACTCTACGCTAACAATGTGCGGAAGTTAATGGCAACTGAG GGAAATCTAATGCTTTCAGATGTTGGACTTGCCGAGAAACGAATCTACCTTGCTATTCTGAATG CCCTCAAAAAAAATGCTCGACGTAAAAAATCACGGTGGCTATTTTCCCCCCTTCATATTTAG
- the LOC121988527 gene encoding lysophospholipid acyltransferase LPEAT1-like isoform X2, whose product MASPGLTDLAGADGSESNSSLFPPGGEGDSATPKYDQPLLKPDSSPTAALASAAVPISSEELDRKYAPYVRRDAYGTMGREKLPLTEKILLGIAAVTLVPIRVVAGVLILVFYYLICRICTLFSPPSRENGQEDYAHMTGWRREVIVRCGRFASRAMLFAFGFYWIKESRRGLGNEVNEFERPGAIVSNHISYVDILYHMSSAFPSFVAKRSVASLPLVGLISKCLGCVYVQRESKSSDLKGVSGIVTERIQKSHKDYLCPMMLLFPEGTTTNGDFLLPFKSGAFLAKAPVVPVILRYPYHRFSPAWDSISGVRHVCLLLCQFVNHLEVIHLPVYYPSEQEKEDPKLYANNVRKLMATEGNLMLSDVGLAEKRIYLAILNGDRCQIASPETKQSICS is encoded by the exons ATGGCGTCGCCCGGCCTCACCGATCTCGCCGGAGCTGATGGATCCGAATCTAATTCCTCCCTCTTTCCACCTGGAGGCGAAGGCGACTCGGCCACTCCCAAGTACGATCAGCCGCTCCTCAAACCCGACTCCTCCCCCACCGCTGCCTTGGCCTCCGCCGCGGTACCGATTTCTTCCGAGGAGTTGGATAGGAAGTATGCCCCCTACGTGCGAAGGGACGCCTACGGCACGATGGGAAGGGAGAAGCTCCCTCTGACGGAGAAGATTTTGTTAGGGATAGCGGCGGTGACGCTGGTGCCCATTCGCGTGGTTGCAGGGGTGCTGATACTTGTGTTTTACTATCTTATCTGCCGGATATGCACGTTATTCTCCCCTCCGAGTCGGGAGAATGGCCAGGAGGATTACGCTCACATGACTGGGTGGAGGAGGGAGGTGATTGTGCGATGCGGGAGATTTGCCTCTAGGGCAATGCTCTTCGCGTTTGGTTTTTACTGGATCAAAGAGAGTCGTCGGGGCCTTGGTAACGAG GTCAATGAATTTGAAAGACCAGGTGCCATTGTTTCAAATCacatttcttatgtggatattctCTATCATATGTCATCAGCCTTTCCAAGTTTTGTTGCAAAG AGATCAGTAGCTAGTCTTCCCTTGGTTGGTCTCATCAG CAAGTGTCTTGGTTGTGTCTATGTTCAACGGGAGTCCAAGTCATCTGATTTGAAAGGGGTTTCAG GTATTGTCACAGAAAGAATCCAGAAATCCCACAAAGACTATCTTTGCCCAATGATGTTGCTCTTTCCAG AGGGAACTACTACAAATGgtgattttcttcttcctttcaaatctGGTGCCTTCTTAGCCAAAGCACCCGTGGTTCCAGTTATTCTTCGGTATCCTTACCATAGATTTAGTCCGGCATGGGATTCCATATCAGGG GTACGCCATGTTTGTTTGCTTCTTTGCCAATTTGTAAACCATCTTGAAGTGATCCATTTGCCTGTTTATTATCCTTCCGAGCAAGAAAAGGAGGATCCCAAACTCTACGCTAACAATGTGCGGAAGTTAATGGCAACTGAG GGAAATCTAATGCTTTCAGATGTTGGACTTGCCGAGAAACGAATCTACCTTGCTATTCTGAATG GTGATCGTTGCCAGATTGCATCACCAGAAACTAAACAATCAATCTGTTCTTGA